The nucleotide sequence CAATTAGAGAGAAAGGCATTACAGAGGCTATCCATTGCCAGGGCCAGGTGACAGGGCGTGGCAATCTGCTGAAAGCGCCCCTTCTCCATCCCCTGGGCAAAAACAGCAGCAACACGTTGGATCATCTGATGATGCCGCTCCCGCAACTCTTTGTCCAGGCCCGCCTTAATATTAAAGCTTGCCCCCCGTGTTTCAGCAAAATAGAGGCGGATAAAGGTGTCGTTACTCATAAAGACCTCTCCCTTGACCCGGATGTACGTGCGCAACTGCTCAATCTCGTCTTCTGATGAACCCAGGGCTGCGCTCAGGGCCTGATGGAACCGCTCTGCCTGTTCG is from Candidatus Electrothrix sp. GW3-4 and encodes:
- a CDS encoding TetR/AcrR family transcriptional regulator: MAEKKLSRREREKQRQRQEMLEAAEKLFSEKGYHNASMQEIAEQAEFAVGTLYKFFKNKEDMYKALITEQAERFHQALSAALGSSEDEIEQLRTYIRVKGEVFMSNDTFIRLYFAETRGASFNIKAGLDKELRERHHQMIQRVAAVFAQGMEKGRFQQIATPCHLALAMDSLCNAFLSNWLERRDSYPTSPDTILDIFFQGLLAPEASTTSDI